The following are encoded in a window of Halosolutus halophilus genomic DNA:
- a CDS encoding lamin tail domain-containing protein codes for MKRRRVLATTGIALSAPLVGCLNTATGVEENNTRSQSPTDDKSDFQIRFAEQEGDTAESVRERVLIKNSSEESQYISGYTLTYSSGYEYTFSGGLTLEPRSTVAVVSQGAGDSVAESDPPTYYRNADLPELVLEDGEETIRLLNQEDELVVEETFNAQD; via the coding sequence ATGAAACGACGCAGAGTACTCGCTACAACCGGAATCGCTCTCTCCGCTCCCCTCGTCGGGTGTTTGAACACTGCTACTGGTGTTGAAGAGAACAATACAAGGTCTCAGTCACCCACTGACGATAAATCTGACTTCCAGATTAGATTCGCAGAACAGGAAGGTGACACAGCAGAATCAGTACGCGAACGAGTTCTTATAAAGAACAGTTCTGAAGAGAGTCAGTACATTAGTGGTTATACACTTACCTACAGTTCGGGCTACGAATACACGTTCTCAGGGGGCTTAACCCTCGAACCTCGAAGCACGGTCGCTGTCGTCAGTCAGGGAGCGGGAGACAGCGTTGCCGAGTCCGACCCCCCAACCTACTATCGGAACGCAGACCTCCCTGAACTGGTGCTTGAGGATGGGGAAGAGACGATACGTCTACTCAATCAGGAAGATGAACTGGTCGTTGAGGAAACCTTCAACGCGCAGGACTGA